In the genome of Sphingomonas sp. LR60, the window CGTGCCGGGCGCGAAGCCGAGCCTCTTCTCAAGGATTTCGGTCGCATACGGCCCGGTCACCGCGCTCATCGCGTCGAACGCCATCGTCAGCTTCGCACCGCGGATTGCGTCGAAGTCGAACAGCGTCTCCATCAGTTCGGCATAATCCGCGACCGGGTCGATCACCTCTACCGTCAGCCCCTCGACCTGCGTCTCGCCGAGCGTATCCAGGTCGATGTCGGCGGTATCGGCGGCGTGCCATTGCGCGATCGAGAGCGTGCGGGCGTGGATCGCCTCGGTGACTTTCTCAGGCGCGGGCCCGCCGTTCGCGACATTGTACTTGATGCCGAAATCTTCGTCCGGTCCGCCCGGATTGTGGCTCGCGGAAAGCACCAGCCCACCGAGCGCGCCACGCTTGCGGATCACGTTCGAGGCAGCGGGAGTCGACAGGATGCCGCCCTGCCCGACGACGACCCGCGCGAAGCCTGCCGCCGCCGCCATGCGGATGGCAGTCTGGATGATCTCGCGGTTGAGGTAGCGGCCGTCGCCACCGATCACCAGCGTCGCGCCGTCCTTGCCGTCGACCACGTCAAAGACCGACTGGATGAAGTTCTCGGCATAATTCGGCTGCTGGAAGACCTTCACCTTCTTGCGCAATCCGGAGGTGCCGGGCTTCTGGTCGGTGAAAGGCGAGGTCGGAACGGTACGGATCATGCGGACAGCAGCTCCCGGTAAAGATCGGCATAGCGGCGTCCGCTGGTCGCCCAGGAGAAGTCCGCCGCCATGCCCGCGCGCTGGATCGAAGCCCAGCGATCGGGCGTGGCATATAATTGTATCGCAAGCGCAATGGCATGCGCCAGTGACTCATGCGTGACGGTGCCGAATTGCACCCCGGTCGCCACGCCCGCGTCGAGCGCTGCGGCATTGGCGTGGATCACGGTATCGGCCAGCCCGCCGGTGCGCGCAACGACGGGCACGCAGCCATAGGCCAGTCCGTAGAGCTGGGTCAGTCCGCACGGCTCGAACCGCGAGGGGATCAGGATCGCATCCGCGCCGCCCTGCATCAAGTGCGACAGCGCCTCGTCATAGCCGATCCGCACGCCGACCTTGCCGGGATGCCGCGCCGCCGCCGCGTTGAAGGCGTGTTCGAGCCACGCGTCACCCGATCCGAGCAGCGCGAGGCGACCGCCACCCGCGACCAGCGCGTCGATCGTATCGACCAGCACGTCCATGCCCTTCTGCCACGTCAGCCGCGTGACGACGCAGAACAGCGGCCCGTCCCCGGGTTCGAGCGAAAAGGCAGCCTCCAGCGCGCGCTTGTTGGCGACGCGGTGGGCGAGGCTACCCGCATCATAGCGTTCCGGCAGCGCGGTGTCGGTTGCGGGATTCCACACCGCCGGATCGATGCCGTTGACGATCCCCGAGACCCGTTCACGACGCGTGCGGATCAATCCCTCCAGCCCCATACCGAAGTCGGGGCGCAGGATCTCGGCGGCGTAGGTCGGGCTGACCGTAGTGATCGCGTCGGCGGCCTCCAGCCCGGCCTTGAGATAGCCGACGCCACCATAATATTCGACGCCGTCGACCGAGAAGGCGCGGTCGGGAAGCGCCAGCGAGCCGAAGATGCTCGCATCGTAGCGCCCCTGAAAGGCGATGTTGTGGATCGTCATCACCGATCGCGCGCAGCGCCCGCCCGCCGGGGCGAAGCGGAGATAGGCGGGCGCGAGCCCGGCCTGCCAGTCGTGCGCATGGAGCACGTCGAAGCGAAAGCCCTTGACCGCGCCCGAGGCGAGATCGGCCGCCGCACGCCCGAACGCGGCGAAACGCCGCCAATTGTCGTCCCAGTCGCGTCCGGAGGGATCGCCATACGGCCCGCCCTCACGCGCGAAATAGCCCGGCGCGTCGAGCACCAGCAGTTTGTGGGCGCCGATCGTGCCCGACAGCAGCCGCGCGGGCGCACCGATCAGGTCCGGCCAATCGTGGAGCACCGCCGAGCCCTGCACCGCCGCCATGACGCGTGGATAGCCGGGGACCAGCGTGACGACGTTGACGTCATGCGGCGCGAGCGCGGCGGGCAGCGCGCCGACGACGTCGCCCAGCCCGCCGGTCTTGACGAGCGGATAGGCTTCGGACGCGACCGACAGGACCGAGATCGTCATGCGGCTACAGCTCCAGCCGGTCGATCATCGGCTGCGTGATCAGGCACACGCCCTTTTCGGTGCGCCGGAACCGATGCCCATCGAGCAGCGGGTCTTCGCCGACGATCAGCCCATCGGGAATGACGACGCCGCGATCGAGCACGACTTTCCTCAGCTGCGCGTGACGCCCGATCTTGCAATGCGGGAGCACCACCGCCTCATCGAGCGACGAATAGCTGTGCGCCCGCACCCCGGTCGAGATCAGGCTGCGGTGCACGTTCGATCCGGAAATGATCGTATCGCCCGCCACCAGGCTCGACACCGCCTGCCCACGCCGTCCGTCGACATCGTGGACGAACTTGGCCGGCGGGGTCAGCTCCGAATAGGTCCACAGCGGCCACTCGCGATCGTAGAGGTCGAGCTGCGGCACGACGTCGGTCAGGTCGATGTTCGCTTCCCAATATGCGTCGACCGTCCCGACGTCGCGCCAATAGGCTTCGGGCTCTTCGGGCGAACGAACGCAGCTGGCGGAAAAGCGGTGCGCGTGCGCATGGCCGTGCGCGACCAGATACGGGATGATGTCCTTGCCGAAGTCGCGCGACGATCCCGGGGTGGCGGCGTCGCGGCGCAACTCCTCGAGCAGCAATTTTGTGTTGAAGACGTAGATGCCGAGGCTGGCGAGCGCGACATCGGGCTGGCCGGGGATCGACGGCGGATCGGCGGGCTTCTCGACGAAATCGACGATGCGGTCATTCTCGTCGACGTGCATGACGCCGAACGCCACTGCCTCCATCCGCGGGACTTCCATGCACGCGACCGTCACGTCGGCACCGCTGTCGCAGTGCTGCCGGAGCATGATCTCGTAATCCATCTTGTAGATATGGTCGCCCGCCAGGATGACCATGAACTCCGGCGCGCTTTCGGCGATGATGTCGATGTTCTGATAGACCGCATCGGCGGTCCCCTCATACCATTGAAATTCGCTGATCCGCTGCGACGCCGGGAGGATGTCGAAGCTTTCGTTGCGTTCCGGGCGCAGGAAGTTCCAGCCGCGCTGGAGATGCCGGATCAGCGAGTGCGCCTTATACTGGGTCGCCACGCCAATGCGGCGGATGCCCGAGTTGATCGCGTTCGACAAAGCAAAGTCGATGATGCGGCTCTTGCCCGCGAAATAGACCGCTGGTTTCGCTCGCGTATCGGTCAGCTCCTTCAATCGGCTGCCCCTGCCCCCGGCGAGGACATATGCCATAGCGTCACGCGCCAGCGGCTGACCTTTACGTTCATCCACCTCGGGCTCTCCTTCCCAGCATCTTTACTTGTTGTTCATCAGACGTTAACCACAATGACACGGATCTGACGCTAAAAGGCGCGGTCGCCGTAAGTGAGTGCGTATCAAGAATAATTCGACTTTCGAGAGGATCGCCGATGCACCCCGCTTGCCAGCCCCGTTCCGCCGACGGTTTGATCCGTGGCGTCGCCTGCGCACTGGTTCCGTCACTGCTCGCCTGGGGCGCGATCTTCGCGCTCGTCGGCCGGATCGTCTGAGCCGAACTCAAGACTCAGACTCCCATTCCAGCATCACCGTCGCGAGGGGCGGCAAGGTGACATCGGCGTGGCCGCCCGCGGCGACCACGCCGCCGAGATTGCCGAGCCCCGATCCCCAATAATCGTGCGCGTCGGAGTTCAGCACCTCGCGCCAGCGGCCGTCGTTGGGCAGCGGCACGCGGTACGGCATCCGTGCGACCGGGGTCATGTTGACGATCACCGCGATCGGCGCGGCGCCGGGTGCGGTGCGAAGCCAGACGAACACCGAGTTTTCGGCATCGTCCTGCACCAGCCAGCGGAAGCCGTCGCGCTCGCAATCGCGGGCGTGGAGCGCGCGCTTTTCCCGGTACAGTCGGTTGAGGTCGCGGACCAGTTTGCGGACGCCATCGTGCGCGTGCGAGTTGAGCAGGTCCCAGTCGAGCGACCGCTCCTCGCTCCATTCGGCACGCTGCGCGAACTCCTGCCCCATGAACAGCAGCTTCTTGCCGGGATACCCCCACATCATCGCGTAATAGGCGCGAAGATTGGCGAATTTCTGCCAATCGTCGCCCGGCATCTTGGTCAGCATCGAGCCCTTGCCGTGCACGACCTCGTCGTGGCTGATCGGCAGCACAAAATTCTCGTCGAAGGCATAGACCAGCCCGAAGGTGATCGCGTCATGGTGATGCTTCCGGTGGACCGGCTCGCGCGCCATGTACTTCAGCGTGTCGTGCATCCAGCCCATGTTCCACTTGAAGCCGAAGCCGAGCGCGGTGCGCGGGGCCTCGTCATAGGCGGGAGCGGAGACCCCGGCCAGCTCGTCGATTCCTCGGCGACGGTGAACACGCCGGGCTGGCTGGCATAGAGCGCGCGATTGGCGGCGCGCATGAAGTCGACCGCTTCCCAATTCTCGCGCCCGCCTTCGCGGTTGGCGATCCACTCGCCGTCCTTGCGCGAATAGTCGCGGTACAGCATCGAGGCGACCGCATCGACGCGCAATCCGTCGACATGATAGCGCTCGGCCCAGAACAGCGCGTTGTTGACGAGGAACGCCGACACCTCCCGCCGCCCGAAATTGTAGATCGCGGTGTTCCAGTCGGGATGGTAGCCCAGCCGCGGATCTTCGTGTTCGTACAGCGCGGTGCCGTCGAAGCGCGACAGGCCATGTGCGTCGGTCGGGAAATGCGCGGGCACCCAGTCGAGCAGGACGCCAATCCCGGCGCGGTGTGCGCCGTCGACGAAGCGCGCGAAGCCTTCGTGATCGCCGAACCGCGCGCTGGGGGCGTAGAGGCCGGTCGTCTGATACCCCCAGCTCGGATCATAGGGATGTTCCGAGATTGGCATGAACTCGATGTGGGTGAAGCCCATCGAGGTGGCATAGGGGATCAACCGCTCGGCAAGCTGGTCCCACGTCAGGAACCAGCCATTCTCGTCGCGCTGCCAGCTGCCGGGATGGACCTCGTAGATGCTGATCGGCGCGCGGCGCGGATCGACCGAGGCCCACGCCTCGCGATGTGCCGCATCGCCCCATTCATGATGCATCGGCGCGGTGGTGAGCGACGCAGTCTTGGGGCGCAGTTCGGCAGCGAAGGCATAGGGGTCCGCCTTGAGCGGCTGAAGCGCACCGTCGGGGCCAATGATCGCATATTTATAGGCACGCCCCGCTCCGATGTCGGGCAGGAACAGCTCCCAGACGCCGGTATCGTTGCGCCGACGCATCCCGTGGCGGCGTAGATCCCAGTCGTTGAAGTCACCGACCACCGCGACGCGCCGCGCGTTGGGTGCCCACACCGCGAAATGGACGCCTTTCGCGCCCTCGTGCACGATCAGATGCGCCCCCATCTTGTCATGGAGGCGGAAATGCGTGCCCTCGTTCATCAGGAAGTCGTCGGTGGGGCCGAGCACCGGGCCGAAGCTATACGGATCGGTAATCCACCATTCCGCGCCCCCGCCCTGCGCGACATAACGTAGCGGCTGCGGATCGCCGTCGATGATCCCCTCGAACAGCCCGCGTTCGTCGACGCGCTCCAGCGTGCCGAGCACCTCCCCCGCCAACGTCCGCGC includes:
- the glgA gene encoding glycogen synthase GlgA, which codes for MTISVLSVASEAYPLVKTGGLGDVVGALPAALAPHDVNVVTLVPGYPRVMAAVQGSAVLHDWPDLIGAPARLLSGTIGAHKLLVLDAPGYFAREGGPYGDPSGRDWDDNWRRFAAFGRAAADLASGAVKGFRFDVLHAHDWQAGLAPAYLRFAPAGGRCARSVMTIHNIAFQGRYDASIFGSLALPDRAFSVDGVEYYGGVGYLKAGLEAADAITTVSPTYAAEILRPDFGMGLEGLIRTRRERVSGIVNGIDPAVWNPATDTALPERYDAGSLAHRVANKRALEAAFSLEPGDGPLFCVVTRLTWQKGMDVLVDTIDALVAGGGRLALLGSGDAWLEHAFNAAAARHPGKVGVRIGYDEALSHLMQGGADAILIPSRFEPCGLTQLYGLAYGCVPVVARTGGLADTVIHANAAALDAGVATGVQFGTVTHESLAHAIALAIQLYATPDRWASIQRAGMAADFSWATSGRRYADLYRELLSA
- the glgC gene encoding glucose-1-phosphate adenylyltransferase; protein product: MDERKGQPLARDAMAYVLAGGRGSRLKELTDTRAKPAVYFAGKSRIIDFALSNAINSGIRRIGVATQYKAHSLIRHLQRGWNFLRPERNESFDILPASQRISEFQWYEGTADAVYQNIDIIAESAPEFMVILAGDHIYKMDYEIMLRQHCDSGADVTVACMEVPRMEAVAFGVMHVDENDRIVDFVEKPADPPSIPGQPDVALASLGIYVFNTKLLLEELRRDAATPGSSRDFGKDIIPYLVAHGHAHAHRFSASCVRSPEEPEAYWRDVGTVDAYWEANIDLTDVVPQLDLYDREWPLWTYSELTPPAKFVHDVDGRRGQAVSSLVAGDTIISGSNVHRSLISTGVRAHSYSSLDEAVVLPHCKIGRHAQLRKVVLDRGVVIPDGLIVGEDPLLDGHRFRRTEKGVCLITQPMIDRLEL